TCCCTTATGATCTTTTAAAGAAGTATATTGCATATGCGAGGAAAAATGTTCAGCCGATTCTTAGCAAAGAGGCTATGGAGGAAATAAAACGCTATTATGTAAAAATGAGAAGAACGATAGGTAGGGGATCTGAGAGCGAAGGTATTAAGCCTATACCCATTACGGCCAGACAACTTGAGGCTCTTATAAGACTTAGTGAAGCGCATGCTCGCATGAGATTGAGTGAAGTGGTTACAAAAGAGGATGCAAAAGCAGCTATAGAGCTTGTGGAGTACACTCTAAGGAGAACTGCAATGGATGAGGAGGGTAATATTGATGTCAGCATTCTAGAAGTTGGAAAGTCTTCGAGAAAGATTAACAAAATGGATAGGGTACTAAGCATAATAAAAGAGCTCCAAGACCTTGAAGATTATGGTGCACCAAGAGATGAAGTGATAAAAGAAGCTAGCAGGCAGGGGATAAGTAGAACAGAGACTGAGAAAATAATAGAGGAACTTAAGGCAAATTCAATGATATATGAACCAAGATCCGGGTATTACAAGGTTTTGTGAAAAAGTTAATAAAGCAAGTTCAGAAAGTATAGCAGGGTGAGGAAAAATGGAGCATGATTATCACGATTATGAAAAACTATTGGAGAAGGCTTATGAGGAACTTCCTGAGAACGTGAAACATCATGAATCTAGATTTGAAGTTCCTGCTGCAGTTGTCACTATAGAGGGTAACAAAACTCTGATAGAAAACTTTAGAGACATCGCTGAGGCCATGAACAGAGACCCGAACCACTTACTTAAATTTGTCTTGAGAGAAGTTGCTACTGCTGGAGTTTTGGAGGGAAGAAGAGCAGTACTTCAAGGCCGTTTTACTCCTTACATGATAGCCAACAAGCTGAAGAAGTATCTTAAAGACTATGTTATCTGCCCTGTTTGTGGGTCACCTGATACAAAGATCACCAAAAAGGATCGCTATCACTTCTTGAAGTGTGAAGCTTGTGGTGCGGAAACTCCAATAGCACATCTCTGAATTTTATTTTATCTCTTCTTTGATCACATGTATTCTTTTGGACATTTCATGGCTATGAAAACCCTTTTAAAGGCCTTTACAAACTACAAAGTAGTTAACCAATGGTTATGGGGGCAGTCTTATGAGCATGGAAGAGAAGGTTAATGAGTTACATAAAAAGAAAGAAAAAATTCTGGAAATGGGTGGAGAAGCTAGAGTTCAAAAGCAACATGAGAAAGGCAAACTCACGGCAAGAGAGAGAATTGAGAAGCTTCTTGATCCAGGGAGTTTTGTTGAAATTGGC
Above is a window of Thermococcus sp. EP1 DNA encoding:
- a CDS encoding translation initiation factor IF-2 subunit beta, with the protein product MEHDYHDYEKLLEKAYEELPENVKHHESRFEVPAAVVTIEGNKTLIENFRDIAEAMNRDPNHLLKFVLREVATAGVLEGRRAVLQGRFTPYMIANKLKKYLKDYVICPVCGSPDTKITKKDRYHFLKCEACGAETPIAHL